From the Phyllobacterium sp. T1293 genome, the window AATCGAAATTCACCCACGCTGACAGTGTCTTCCGTGGACGAAATTTTCAGCGCACCATCTTCGCGCAGCGCCATATCATAAACAGGCGCTGTCTTGGCTGCTTCCCGCAGGAAGCGCCGATGATGGGCCTCTACCGGCATATGTTCAAAGCCCGGCAACAAAACGACCAGACGATTGATAACGGACATCTGCCACCTTTCCAGGTTCTGATTGCGATGTTGTCAGCGCCCTCAGCATTAGCTCGCTAAAAAGGAATTTAGATGACCGACGTTAATAGAACGTGGCCAATACCAAAGGGTTGCAAGGACTTTTGGTCGCATCACAACCCCGAGGTGTATCCGCTTTTTGCGTGAACCTGCTCAATCCAACCTATTTAGGCGCCATACGGATGGCGCCGTCAAGGCGAATCGTTTCGCCGTTAAGCATGGGGTTTTCAATGATGTGCAGTGCCAGTGCCGCATATTCCTCGGGTTTGCCAAGCCGGGAAGGGAAGGGGATGGAGGCTGCCAGCGAATCCTGAACGTCCTGCGGCATCGCCAAAAGCATAGGCGTTCCAAAGATTCCGGGGGCGATCGACATGACACGGATACCGAAGCGGGAGAGTTCGCGCGCTGCCGGCAATGTCAGGCCTGCGATACCGGCTTTCGACGAAGCATAAGCCGCCTGACCGATCTGGCCGTCAAAGGCGGCAACCGATGCTGTTGAAATAATGACGCCGCGTTCGCCCGTTTCAAGCGCGTCGAGTTTGGAAGCTGCATCGCTGACGAGCCGAAGCATGTTGAACGAGCCAATGAGATTGACTTCGATGACACGGCGGTAAAGCTCAAGATCGTGCGGACCATCACGGCCAACAATCCGTCCGGCATTGGCGATCCCCGCACAATTAACGAGGATTCGCGTCGTGCCGAGCTTGTCTGCGACATGGGCGACAGCTTGCTGCGCGTCGTCGGCGCTGGAGACGTTGCAGGAAACAGCCAGGCCGCCAATTTCGCTGGCCACTTTTTGCGCCGCATCAAGATTGATGTCAAAAAGTGCAACTTTCGCGCCTTTTTCCGCCAGTGCGCGCGCCGTGGCTGCTCCCAGACCGGACCCGCCGCCCGTTACAATCGCTGTTTGGCCCTGAATGTTCACAATGCGTCTCCTCGCTGGTTTTCAAGTCTTCTGGCACGAGTTTGGGACTTGATCCAGCCGATATTTGCGCGCGAAGTGGAGGAAGAGCACCCCCGATGCAAGAATATGTTGATTTATAAACAATGCATAACAAAAGTTCAGGTCGCCACATTTAGTGAATTTCGCTATTTTTGTGGCTTTGTTGAAAAATTTCCCCAGAATCTTCAATTCTTCTTCCGCTGGAAGGTTGACTGCGAATAAATCTGCTTGCATTGCGACATTGCAAAGGCTTCCATGCAACCTCGGTTGCGGGCAAGGGGGCCGGCAACACAAAAAACCTCTGAAGGTGGAAAAATGAAGACCTACAAGAAATTCCTTGCGGCGACAGCGCTTGCAATGTTGGCGGGTGGGCTGATGGCAGGTGGAGCCTCGGCGAAAAATCTCGTGTTCTGCTCTGAAGCTGCTCCGGGCGGTTTCGATCCAGCACTTTATACCGGCGGTGAAACGCTTGATGCGACCGGACAGGCTGTCTTCAACAAGCTCGTTGAGTTCAAGCTGGGTACATCCGAAGTCGAGCCAAGCCTGGCAGCAAGCTGGACGATTTCCGATGATGGTCTTGAATACACGTTCAAACTTCGTCCGGGCGTCAAGTTCCAGACAACCAGCTTTTTCACGCCGACCCGCGATATGAATGCTGATGACGTCGTTTTCTCGTTCGAGCGTCAGAAGGAAGGCAGCAAGTGGGCCAAATATGTTGATGGCGCCACCTACGAATATTTTGAAAGCATGGACTTCCCCAAGCTGATCAAGGAAGTCAAGAAGGTCGATGATCTGACTGTCAAGATTTCGCTGAACAAGCCAAGCGCCCCTATGCTTGCAGGTCTTGCGATGGATTTCTCGTCGATCGTATCGAAGGAATATGCCGACAAGCTCGAGGCCGATGGCACATTGCAGAAGTTCAATGAACAGCCTGTTGGTACGGGACCTTACCAGTTTGTTGATTATCAGCTCAACACTGCCATCCGCTATGAAGCCAACCCAAGCTATTTTAAGGGCAAGGTAAAGATCGACAACCTGATTTTCGCCGTAACCACGGATGCTGCCGTGCGCGTGCAGAAGATCAAGGCTGGCGAATGCAATATCACGATCTATCCTGATCCGGCTGACGTGGCAGGCCTCAAGGCCGATCCCAATCTGAAGGTTATTCAGAAGCCGGGCCTGAATGTTGCCTATCTTGGTTACAACACGACTCAGGCACCCTTCGACAAGCCGGAAGTGCGCAAGGCGCTCAACATGGCCATCGACAAGAAGGCCATTGTAGACGCTGTCTATCTCGGTCAGGGCACACCGGCTGTTAATCCGATCCCGCCGACAATGTGGTCCTATGACAAGGCCATCAAGGATGATGAATACAATCCTGAAGCAGCCAAGAAGGCTCTCGAAAAGGCTGGCGTCAAGAATCTCTCGATGAAGATCTGGGCAATGCCGGTTGTGCGTCCTTACATGCCAAATGGCCGTCGTACCGCAGAACTTCTGCAGTCCGATTTTGCCAAGGTTGGTGTGAAGGTCGAAATCGTCAGCTACGATTGGCAGGAATACCTGAAGCGCGCATCCGATCCTAAGCATGATGGTGCCGTTATTCTCGGTTGGACCGGTGACAATGGTGATCCGGACAACTTCCTGGCCGTACTGCTTTCGTGCCAGGCTGTTGGCCAGGCCAACCGTACAGCATGGTGCAACAAGGAGTTCACCGCGCTCATCGACAAGGCTGCCGTGACTGCCGATCAGGCGGAACGCACCAAGCTTTACGAGCAGGCTCAGGTTATCTTCAAGCGTGAAGCTCCATGGGCTACCTTGGCGCACTCGTTGGTAACCGATGTTACGACGAAGAATGTTACCGGTTACGTGCAAAGCGCGTTCGGCATTCACAACTTCGCCGATGTTGACATCACCGAGTAACTCACTCCTCGCGGTACCGGCTTCGGCCGGTACCGCTTTTTATTAGGTTACCATGTTCCGATATATCGCTTCACGAGTGCTGCTGCTGGTCCCGACATTTATTGGTATCAGCTTTGTGGCCTTTATCTTCATCCGCCTGCTTCCCGGCGATCCCATCATTGCGCTTGCAGGCGAACGCGGCATGACGCCAGAGCGCCACCAGCTGCTGATGGAGCAGTTTGGCTTCAACAGACCGATCTGGGAGCAATATTTCTCATTTCTGTGGAATATCTTTCACGGGGACTTCGGCACGTCGATCGCCAGCAAACGCGCGGTTCTAGCCGACTTTCTATCGCTTTTTCCGGCTACACTTGAACTGAGCATCTG encodes:
- a CDS encoding 3-hydroxyacyl-CoA dehydrogenase encodes the protein MNIQGQTAIVTGGGSGLGAATARALAEKGAKVALFDINLDAAQKVASEIGGLAVSCNVSSADDAQQAVAHVADKLGTTRILVNCAGIANAGRIVGRDGPHDLELYRRVIEVNLIGSFNMLRLVSDAASKLDALETGERGVIISTASVAAFDGQIGQAAYASSKAGIAGLTLPAARELSRFGIRVMSIAPGIFGTPMLLAMPQDVQDSLAASIPFPSRLGKPEEYAALALHIIENPMLNGETIRLDGAIRMAPK
- a CDS encoding ABC transporter substrate-binding protein produces the protein MKTYKKFLAATALAMLAGGLMAGGASAKNLVFCSEAAPGGFDPALYTGGETLDATGQAVFNKLVEFKLGTSEVEPSLAASWTISDDGLEYTFKLRPGVKFQTTSFFTPTRDMNADDVVFSFERQKEGSKWAKYVDGATYEYFESMDFPKLIKEVKKVDDLTVKISLNKPSAPMLAGLAMDFSSIVSKEYADKLEADGTLQKFNEQPVGTGPYQFVDYQLNTAIRYEANPSYFKGKVKIDNLIFAVTTDAAVRVQKIKAGECNITIYPDPADVAGLKADPNLKVIQKPGLNVAYLGYNTTQAPFDKPEVRKALNMAIDKKAIVDAVYLGQGTPAVNPIPPTMWSYDKAIKDDEYNPEAAKKALEKAGVKNLSMKIWAMPVVRPYMPNGRRTAELLQSDFAKVGVKVEIVSYDWQEYLKRASDPKHDGAVILGWTGDNGDPDNFLAVLLSCQAVGQANRTAWCNKEFTALIDKAAVTADQAERTKLYEQAQVIFKREAPWATLAHSLVTDVTTKNVTGYVQSAFGIHNFADVDITE